In a single window of the Dehalococcoidales bacterium genome:
- the ileS gene encoding isoleucine--tRNA ligase, whose protein sequence is MFQPVNSRANFPQIEENILNLWRQHKVFEQSVNQRQGSPRFVLYEGPPTANGSPGIHHVLSRIFKDIIPRYKAMKGYYTPRIGGWDTHGLPVELEVEKTLGFSGKAQIEEYGVAEFNELCRQSVFRYLKDWEALTERIGFWIDQDNAYVTMKNEYIESVWWAIKQMWDKGLVYQGYRVTPHCPRCGTSLSSHEVALGYQDDVKDPSVYIKFKVVKSLYSQPGFLDRLRQHYGDREADFAGRLLELAGEKDVYLLAWTTTPWTLPGNTALAVASDAEYVIVEAGGEYLILASARREQAGLRDAPVVDRITGRDLVDLRYEPLFNPRKFDIPVTRMSNAGDEVPRPASLWEEDILYPVIVTDFVSMEDGTGIVHMAPAYGEVDYEAGKEKGLDFVHTVDLQGKVIGTYPFAGKFVKDADPLVLMDLAERGLLYRSETIRHTYPFCWRCGTPLLYYAKETWYIRTTAVKESLIAGNEQISWYPEHIKYGRFGDWLNNNVDWAFSRERYWGTPLPVWQCESCGGYECIGGLEELKGKPGGDKSLKIAESTAILLGKGLDLHRPFVDEVTFTCPKCGGKMKRVPEVIDCWFDSGAMPVAQHHYPFENETLLSDGRFPADYICEAVDQTRGWFYSLHAISTLLFGHPCYRNVICLGLVLDARGEKMSKTRGNVVEPWAVIDKYGADALRWYFFTAVQAGNVYRFAEDMVKEVTRRFLLTLWNVYSFFVTYANIDRFTPGAEEAASNPPELDRWIISELNQLISDVDLALDNYNPTDAGRKIENFVDVLSNWYVRRSRRRFWKSENDADKLAAYNTLYRCLVTLSELLAPITPFLAEELYQNLVRSVSPEAPLSVHLTDFPVADNGLVDRQLMDDMQFAMKVSSLGRAARSKAGIKVRQPVATNYVGASAEWQKKALERIKPLVLEELNAKELKWDSVEKVMALDGNGYAVVSEAANVSAISTDLSDELKAEGVAREIVHRLQTMRRSAGFDIADHITTYYRGNDYIRRVLEDFADYIKQETLSRELVDGVPQGVFTENYKLDGNEVALGVKRLD, encoded by the coding sequence ATGTTTCAACCGGTAAACAGCAGAGCCAATTTCCCACAGATTGAGGAGAACATCCTTAACCTCTGGCGGCAGCATAAAGTCTTTGAGCAAAGTGTCAACCAGAGGCAGGGCTCTCCCCGTTTTGTCTTGTATGAGGGCCCGCCGACGGCTAATGGCAGCCCGGGGATACACCATGTCCTCTCCCGTATTTTCAAGGATATCATCCCCCGTTACAAGGCGATGAAGGGCTATTACACGCCGCGTATCGGCGGCTGGGACACGCACGGACTTCCGGTGGAACTGGAGGTGGAGAAGACACTGGGCTTCTCCGGCAAGGCGCAGATTGAGGAATATGGGGTCGCCGAGTTTAACGAGCTCTGCCGCCAGAGCGTATTCAGGTATCTTAAAGACTGGGAGGCTCTGACGGAGCGTATCGGCTTCTGGATTGACCAGGACAACGCCTACGTCACCATGAAGAATGAATACATCGAGAGCGTCTGGTGGGCAATCAAGCAGATGTGGGACAAGGGGCTGGTCTACCAGGGCTACCGGGTGACTCCCCACTGCCCCCGTTGCGGTACCTCACTTAGCTCTCATGAGGTGGCGCTGGGCTATCAGGATGATGTTAAAGACCCCTCGGTTTACATCAAGTTCAAGGTGGTCAAATCATTGTATAGCCAGCCCGGCTTTCTCGACCGGCTGCGCCAGCATTATGGCGACAGAGAGGCTGACTTTGCCGGACGGCTCCTTGAACTGGCCGGGGAAAAGGATGTTTACCTGCTGGCCTGGACGACCACTCCCTGGACATTGCCGGGTAACACTGCCCTGGCGGTGGCGTCGGATGCCGAGTATGTCATTGTGGAGGCCGGAGGAGAATATCTCATCCTGGCTTCCGCCCGGCGGGAACAGGCGGGACTGAGAGATGCGCCGGTAGTGGACAGGATTACGGGCAGGGACCTGGTGGATTTGAGGTACGAGCCTCTGTTCAATCCCCGAAAGTTTGATATTCCTGTTACCAGGATGAGTAATGCGGGAGATGAAGTACCGCGTCCCGCCAGTTTATGGGAGGAGGATATCCTCTATCCCGTGATTGTTACTGACTTCGTCTCCATGGAGGACGGCACCGGGATTGTCCACATGGCGCCGGCCTATGGTGAGGTTGACTATGAGGCGGGCAAGGAGAAAGGACTGGACTTTGTCCATACCGTTGACTTACAGGGCAAGGTTATCGGCACCTATCCCTTCGCCGGTAAGTTTGTTAAAGATGCTGACCCCCTGGTGCTCATGGACCTGGCGGAAAGAGGGCTTCTCTACCGCAGCGAGACCATCCGCCATACCTACCCCTTCTGCTGGCGCTGCGGGACGCCGCTCCTTTACTACGCCAAGGAGACCTGGTATATCCGGACTACGGCGGTAAAAGAGAGCCTGATTGCCGGTAACGAGCAGATAAGCTGGTATCCGGAGCACATTAAATACGGCCGCTTTGGCGACTGGCTGAACAATAACGTGGACTGGGCTTTCTCCCGGGAGCGCTACTGGGGCACGCCGCTGCCTGTCTGGCAGTGTGAGTCCTGCGGCGGCTATGAGTGCATTGGTGGACTAGAGGAGCTTAAGGGTAAACCTGGTGGTGATAAGTCGCTGAAGATTGCAGAGTCAACAGCAATACTTCTCGGAAAAGGCCTTGACCTGCACCGTCCCTTCGTTGATGAAGTAACCTTCACCTGCCCGAAGTGCGGCGGCAAAATGAAACGTGTGCCGGAAGTTATCGACTGCTGGTTTGATTCGGGGGCGATGCCGGTAGCCCAGCACCATTATCCGTTTGAGAATGAAACCCTGCTATCAGACGGGCGTTTCCCCGCCGACTACATCTGTGAGGCGGTTGACCAGACCCGCGGCTGGTTCTACAGCCTGCACGCTATCTCCACGCTGCTCTTTGGCCATCCCTGTTACCGGAATGTCATCTGCCTGGGGCTTGTCCTTGATGCCAGGGGAGAGAAGATGAGCAAGACCAGGGGGAATGTGGTTGAACCCTGGGCGGTGATTGATAAGTACGGGGCTGATGCCCTGCGCTGGTACTTCTTTACTGCCGTCCAGGCGGGGAATGTGTACCGTTTTGCGGAAGATATGGTGAAGGAAGTGACCCGCCGTTTCCTGCTGACCCTGTGGAATGTCTATTCCTTCTTTGTCACCTACGCTAATATCGACCGGTTTACCCCCGGTGCTGAAGAGGCTGCATCGAACCCCCCGGAGCTTGACCGCTGGATAATCTCCGAGCTTAACCAGCTTATCAGTGATGTTGACTTGGCGCTGGACAACTATAACCCCACGGACGCCGGGCGCAAGATTGAGAATTTTGTTGATGTTCTCTCGAACTGGTACGTGCGGCGGAGCCGCCGGCGCTTCTGGAAGAGTGAGAATGACGCCGATAAGCTGGCCGCCTACAACACCCTTTACCGGTGCCTGGTTACTTTATCTGAGCTGCTGGCGCCGATTACCCCGTTTCTGGCTGAGGAGCTATACCAGAACCTGGTGCGTTCGGTATCACCGGAAGCCCCGTTGAGCGTGCACCTGACCGACTTCCCCGTGGCTGATAATGGCCTGGTTGACCGGCAGCTAATGGACGATATGCAGTTTGCCATGAAGGTGTCGAGTCTGGGCAGGGCTGCCCGCAGTAAAGCCGGCATCAAGGTGCGCCAGCCCGTAGCCACCAACTATGTCGGCGCTAGCGCGGAATGGCAGAAGAAGGCTCTGGAGAGAATCAAGCCGCTGGTGCTGGAAGAGCTTAACGCCAAAGAGCTAAAGTGGGATTCCGTTGAAAAAGTAATGGCTCTCGACGGGAATGGATACGCGGTGGTCAGTGAAGCGGCCAATGTATCCGCTATTTCGACTGACTTGTCCGATGAGCTTAAGGCTGAGGGAGTGGCGCGGGAGATTGTCCACCGCCTGCAGACGATGCGCCGCTCCGCCGGATTTGATATCGCCGACCATATAACTACTTATTACCGAGGAAATGATTATATCCGGCGGGTGCTGGAGGATTTTGCCGACTATATCAAGCAGGAAACGCTGTCCCGCGAGCTTGTTGACGGGGTACCCCAGGGCGTCTTTACTGAGAACTACAAGCTTGACGGTAATGAAGTAGCGCTTGGTGTGAAAAGGCTGGACTGA